From a single Mycolicibacterium mengxianglii genomic region:
- the lepA gene encoding translation elongation factor 4: MEISIGEVPRPRLCRDGRPSIRWTDPTGRARAIHQEIPISSFADKTFTDPAQIRNFSIIAHIDHGKSTLADRMLGITGVVADRDMRAQYLDRMDIERERGITIKAQNVRLPWTVNDEQFVLHLIDTPGHVDFTYEVSRALEACEGAVLLVDAAQGIEAQTLANLYLALDRGLTIIPVLNKIDLPAADPDRYAGEIAHIIGCEPDDVLRVSGKTGVGVRELLDEVVRLVPAPVGDANGPARAMIFDSVYDIYRGVVTYVRVMDGTLRPREKIKMMSTGTTHELLEVGIVSPDPRATEGLGVGEVGYLITGVKDVRQSKVGDTVTSARNGATEALTGYREPRPMVYSGLYPVDGSDYPNLREALDKLQLNDAALTYEPETSVALGFGFRCGFLGLLHMEITRERLEREFDLDLISTSPNVVYRVVTEGKNTADEALIVTNPSDWPEGKIRAVYEPIVKTTVITPSEFIGTIMELCQSRRGELGGMDYLSPERVELRYTMPLGEIIFDFFDMLKSRTRGYASLDYEEAGEQEADLVKVDILLQGEAVDAFSAIVHKDSASEYGNKMTSKLKELIPRQQFEVPIQAAIGAKIIARENIRAIRKDVLSKCYGGDITRKRKLLEKQKEGKKRMKTIGRVEVPQEAFVAALSTDSAGDKGKK, encoded by the coding sequence ATGGAAATCAGCATAGGCGAGGTTCCCCGGCCACGATTGTGTCGTGACGGTCGCCCCTCGATACGCTGGACAGACCCAACCGGGCGTGCACGAGCCATCCACCAGGAGATTCCCATCAGCAGTTTCGCCGACAAGACCTTCACGGACCCGGCGCAGATCCGAAACTTCAGCATCATCGCCCACATCGACCACGGCAAGTCGACGTTGGCGGACCGGATGCTGGGGATCACCGGAGTCGTCGCGGACCGGGACATGCGCGCGCAGTATCTCGACCGGATGGACATCGAGCGCGAACGCGGCATCACCATCAAGGCGCAGAACGTGCGCCTGCCGTGGACCGTCAACGACGAACAATTTGTCCTGCACCTGATCGACACCCCTGGTCACGTCGACTTCACCTATGAGGTCTCCCGGGCGCTGGAGGCGTGCGAAGGTGCGGTGCTGCTGGTCGACGCCGCCCAGGGCATCGAGGCGCAGACGCTGGCCAATCTGTACCTGGCGCTGGACCGCGGCCTGACGATCATTCCGGTGCTGAACAAGATCGACCTGCCCGCGGCTGATCCCGACCGCTACGCCGGGGAGATCGCACACATCATCGGGTGCGAGCCGGATGACGTGCTGCGCGTCTCGGGCAAGACCGGGGTCGGGGTCCGCGAACTGCTCGACGAAGTGGTCCGCTTGGTGCCCGCACCCGTCGGCGACGCCAATGGCCCGGCCCGGGCGATGATCTTCGACTCGGTCTACGACATCTACCGCGGCGTGGTCACCTACGTCCGGGTGATGGACGGCACGCTCCGCCCGCGCGAGAAGATCAAGATGATGTCCACCGGCACCACGCACGAACTGCTGGAAGTCGGCATCGTTTCACCCGATCCCAGGGCCACCGAAGGCCTGGGCGTCGGTGAGGTGGGCTATCTCATCACCGGGGTCAAGGACGTCCGGCAGTCCAAGGTCGGCGACACGGTGACCTCGGCGCGTAACGGCGCCACCGAAGCGCTCACGGGATACCGCGAACCCAGACCGATGGTCTATTCGGGGTTGTATCCGGTTGACGGTTCCGACTATCCGAACCTTCGGGAAGCGCTCGACAAACTGCAGCTCAACGATGCCGCGCTGACCTACGAGCCGGAGACCTCGGTGGCGCTGGGCTTCGGTTTCCGGTGTGGATTCCTGGGTCTGCTGCACATGGAGATCACCCGGGAGCGCCTCGAGCGCGAGTTCGACCTCGATCTGATCTCTACCTCGCCCAACGTGGTGTACCGCGTGGTCACGGAAGGCAAGAACACCGCTGACGAGGCGCTTATCGTCACCAACCCGTCGGACTGGCCCGAAGGCAAGATCCGCGCCGTCTACGAACCGATAGTCAAGACCACTGTCATCACGCCCAGCGAGTTCATCGGCACCATCATGGAACTGTGCCAGTCCCGCCGCGGTGAACTCGGCGGCATGGACTACCTCTCGCCCGAGCGGGTGGAGCTGCGCTACACCATGCCGCTCGGTGAGATCATCTTCGATTTCTTCGACATGCTGAAATCGCGCACCCGCGGCTATGCCAGCCTCGACTACGAGGAAGCCGGCGAGCAGGAGGCCGATCTGGTGAAGGTGGACATCCTGTTGCAGGGTGAGGCCGTCGACGCGTTCAGTGCGATCGTGCACAAGGATTCGGCGTCCGAATACGGCAACAAGATGACGAGCAAGCTCAAAGAGCTGATTCCGCGCCAACAGTTCGAAGTCCCCATCCAGGCCGCCATCGGCGCGAAAATCATTGCCCGCGAGAACATTCGAGCCATCCGCAAGGACGTCCTGTCCAAGTGCTACGGCGGTGACATCACCCGTAAGCGCAAGCTGCTGGAGAAGCAGAAGGAAGGCAAGAAGCGGATGAAGACCATCGGCCGGGTCGAGGTTCCACAGGAAGCCTTTGTGGCCGCATTGTCCACTGACTCCGCCGGCGACAAGGGCAAGAAGTAG
- a CDS encoding DUF5994 family protein has product MNGLSGSRRLARPVRLALAPTPGTGIDGAWWPHTASVASELPELIGVLHAQLGVVVDISINWSATEGPLDLNAISPSGKTLGGTLQRSPRLMVVTGQEASATLLVVPHMTSQGLGTVVMRRAAGVTVEHSQRDAKLYELADCVMRAAAIASAKWSESKQSPAAPAVAVMPGV; this is encoded by the coding sequence GTGAACGGCCTCAGCGGCTCGCGACGCCTCGCGCGTCCGGTCAGACTTGCCCTTGCCCCGACGCCGGGGACCGGCATCGACGGGGCCTGGTGGCCGCATACCGCATCGGTGGCCAGTGAACTGCCCGAGCTGATCGGGGTCCTGCACGCACAGTTGGGCGTTGTGGTCGACATCAGCATCAACTGGTCGGCCACCGAAGGTCCGCTGGACCTCAATGCGATCAGTCCCAGCGGTAAGACCCTGGGCGGGACGCTGCAGCGCAGTCCCCGCCTGATGGTGGTGACCGGACAGGAGGCGTCCGCGACGCTTCTTGTGGTGCCCCACATGACATCTCAGGGACTGGGCACCGTTGTGATGCGCAGAGCGGCCGGCGTCACCGTCGAGCACTCGCAACGAGACGCCAAACTGTACGAGCTGGCAGACTGCGTCATGCGCGCCGCCGCAATCGCGAGCGCCAAATGGTCTGAAAGCAAGCAGAGCCCGGCCGCCCCCGCCGTTGCGGTTATGCCAGGCGTGTGA
- a CDS encoding sensor domain-containing protein — MAASRLVLALTVALLAATGCTDVVGGVAVPADAGGPDGLLSGELAATLLSVEEINSIMGADDIEMVDSSESMLDHSGDVSDPSCLGSLYNAEERVYRDSGWSEVVDEVLTQPRGESVQWVEQTAVRFPSAADASSFYDDAKAQWEQCGDRDLSVFDGEHVFTWEFEPISVAGTTLSQSAQQLDSDGWTCQHALSAAGDVVVEASACSMNLRDEAVTIVEALVKNVG, encoded by the coding sequence ATGGCTGCGTCCCGACTGGTGCTAGCCCTTACCGTGGCTCTGCTGGCGGCGACGGGTTGTACCGATGTTGTTGGCGGCGTGGCCGTTCCGGCCGACGCCGGCGGGCCAGACGGGCTGCTCTCGGGTGAGCTGGCCGCCACGCTGCTGAGTGTGGAAGAGATCAACTCGATCATGGGTGCCGACGACATCGAGATGGTGGATTCGTCGGAGTCGATGCTCGACCACAGCGGCGACGTCTCCGATCCCAGCTGCCTCGGCTCGCTGTACAACGCCGAGGAGCGGGTCTACCGGGACAGTGGCTGGAGTGAGGTGGTCGACGAGGTGCTCACCCAGCCCCGGGGCGAGTCGGTCCAGTGGGTGGAGCAGACCGCGGTTCGGTTCCCTTCCGCGGCGGACGCGTCGTCGTTCTACGACGACGCCAAGGCACAGTGGGAGCAGTGTGGTGACCGGGACCTGTCGGTCTTCGACGGCGAGCACGTCTTCACCTGGGAATTCGAGCCGATATCGGTGGCCGGCACCACGTTGAGCCAATCGGCCCAGCAGCTCGACAGTGACGGATGGACCTGTCAGCACGCCCTGTCCGCCGCCGGCGACGTCGTGGTCGAAGCTTCCGCGTGCAGCATGAACCTGCGCGATGAGGCCGTCACCATTGTCGAGGCCCTGGTCAAGAACGTCGGCTGA
- a CDS encoding NAD-dependent epimerase/dehydratase family protein produces the protein MTLRVAVTGPTGEIGISTIEALEAHPDVSQIVGMARRPFDPAQHGWTKTVYRQGDILDREAVAALIAEVDVVVHLAYLILGSREESARINLAGTRNVFEATVAADKPRRLVYTSSVAAYGYHSDTPVPITEDVPPRGSPEHYYSEQKAACEAALTDITAGTGLEVYVLRPCIVAGPKAPALADAMPWRQLPTRVRQVSDVLPLLRPLVPDPGTPLQLVHHDDVAAAIALAVTTSAPAGAYNIAGDGVLSMSDVGDALGARPVRVPRVAAVATSAMIARLPFVPSMLEWLHLGRTSMVMDTRKARSQLGWQPKYTSAETLSALARAVR, from the coding sequence ATGACACTGCGCGTCGCGGTCACCGGTCCCACCGGCGAAATCGGCATCTCGACGATCGAAGCACTCGAGGCGCATCCCGATGTCTCCCAGATCGTCGGCATGGCGCGGCGACCGTTCGATCCGGCCCAGCACGGCTGGACGAAGACGGTGTACCGACAGGGCGACATCCTCGATCGCGAAGCCGTGGCGGCACTGATTGCCGAGGTCGACGTGGTGGTCCACCTCGCCTACCTCATCCTCGGGTCGCGGGAGGAGAGCGCACGGATCAACCTGGCCGGTACCCGCAACGTGTTCGAAGCGACGGTGGCGGCGGACAAGCCGCGCCGCCTCGTCTACACCTCATCGGTGGCTGCCTACGGTTACCACTCCGACACCCCGGTGCCCATCACCGAGGATGTGCCGCCGCGCGGCTCGCCGGAGCACTACTACTCCGAACAGAAGGCCGCGTGCGAAGCGGCGCTGACCGACATCACCGCGGGCACCGGACTCGAGGTGTACGTGCTGCGGCCGTGCATCGTCGCCGGACCCAAGGCGCCCGCGCTGGCCGATGCCATGCCGTGGCGCCAACTGCCCACCCGGGTCCGCCAGGTCAGCGACGTGTTGCCACTCCTGCGGCCACTGGTCCCAGATCCGGGCACCCCACTGCAATTGGTGCACCACGACGACGTCGCCGCCGCCATCGCACTGGCCGTCACCACGTCGGCACCGGCCGGTGCCTACAACATCGCCGGTGACGGCGTGCTCTCGATGTCCGACGTCGGCGACGCGCTCGGGGCGCGGCCGGTGCGGGTACCCCGCGTCGCAGCGGTGGCCACTTCGGCGATGATCGCCCGGCTGCCTTTTGTTCCGTCGATGCTGGAATGGCTGCACCTGGGCCGAACCTCGATGGTGATGGACACCCGGAAAGCCCGCTCCCAACTTGGCTGGCAACCGAAATACACGTCAGCGGAGACACTTTCAGCACTCGCCCGCGCCGTCCGGTGA
- a CDS encoding transglutaminase family protein: MWRMRVVHTTGYAYRSPVTASYNEARLTPRSDSRQNVILNRVETVPATRSYRYVDYWGTAVTAFDLHAPHTELEVTASSVVETDQEQSPEAKVTWEDLASAAVVDRFDEYLTPTGYTPASKRIERVGRRIGKDYAPEEAVIEAARWVQGELQYVAGTTGVHSSGLDALREGKGVCQDFAHLSLILLRGMGIPSRYVSGYLHPKPKAKLGDTIEGESHAWVQVWTGGWWNYDPTNDNGINEQYISVGVGRDYSDVTPLKGIYSGAGSTDLDVLVEITRLA, from the coding sequence ATGTGGCGCATGCGGGTGGTGCACACGACGGGTTATGCCTACAGGTCGCCGGTTACCGCGTCGTACAACGAGGCGCGGCTGACCCCGCGCTCGGACTCGCGGCAGAACGTGATCCTCAACCGCGTCGAAACGGTGCCTGCCACAAGGTCGTACCGGTACGTCGACTACTGGGGGACGGCGGTGACGGCATTTGACCTGCACGCGCCCCACACCGAGTTGGAGGTCACGGCCTCGTCGGTGGTCGAGACGGATCAGGAACAATCGCCTGAGGCGAAGGTGACCTGGGAGGATCTGGCCTCCGCGGCCGTGGTCGACCGCTTCGACGAGTACCTGACGCCGACGGGTTACACGCCGGCAAGCAAGCGTATCGAGCGGGTGGGGCGGCGGATCGGCAAGGACTATGCCCCGGAAGAGGCGGTGATCGAGGCCGCCCGCTGGGTGCAGGGCGAACTCCAGTACGTCGCGGGAACCACCGGTGTGCACTCGTCCGGGCTCGACGCGTTGCGGGAAGGCAAGGGCGTCTGCCAGGACTTTGCACACCTGTCGCTGATCCTGCTGCGCGGCATGGGCATTCCGTCCCGCTATGTGTCGGGATACCTGCATCCCAAACCCAAGGCGAAGTTGGGCGACACCATCGAGGGGGAGAGCCACGCCTGGGTCCAGGTGTGGACCGGCGGTTGGTGGAATTACGACCCCACCAACGACAACGGGATCAACGAGCAGTACATCAGCGTGGGTGTCGGCCGGGACTACTCCGACGTCACCCCACTGAAAGGTATTTACTCCGGTGCGGGCTCGACCGACCTCGATGTCCTGGTTGAGATCACACGCCTGGCATAA
- a CDS encoding hemerythrin domain-containing protein encodes MTATPADSTSSLVDLLTAQHHQITELFDLVLGSGPADRSPIFGELLRRLAMHESAEHVVVHPQARQLIEGRDDLLDELMAQEVSIKDAFGELDQLAIESDAFIEALTNIRELFTDHSRREESDEFPSLAMDSAEQRRLINAIDALSNLAASGSEEEFAHADLASGSPNRMVGPFAPLLDRARQFLEQPADE; translated from the coding sequence GTGACTGCGACACCGGCGGACTCGACGTCATCGCTCGTCGATCTGTTGACCGCGCAGCACCACCAGATCACCGAGTTGTTCGACCTGGTTCTGGGCAGTGGCCCGGCCGACCGGTCGCCCATCTTCGGGGAGTTGCTGCGCCGGTTGGCGATGCACGAATCGGCCGAGCATGTGGTGGTGCATCCACAGGCACGCCAGCTGATCGAAGGGCGCGACGACCTGCTGGATGAGCTGATGGCACAAGAGGTCTCGATCAAGGACGCCTTCGGTGAGCTCGATCAGCTGGCCATCGAGTCCGATGCCTTCATCGAAGCGCTGACAAACATCCGAGAGCTGTTCACCGACCACAGCCGTCGCGAGGAGTCCGACGAATTCCCCTCCCTGGCAATGGATTCCGCCGAGCAGCGGCGCCTCATCAACGCCATCGACGCGCTGAGCAATCTTGCCGCGTCGGGGTCCGAGGAGGAATTCGCTCACGCCGACCTGGCATCGGGCAGCCCCAACAGAATGGTCGGGCCGTTTGCTCCCCTGCTCGACCGGGCCCGCCAGTTCCTGGAGCAACCGGCCGACGAATAA
- a CDS encoding CBS domain-containing protein has product MRIADVLRAKGDTVATIAAQTSVSGLLQELALHNIGAMVVVSSEGVVGIVSERDVVRQLNERGAQLLGRPVAEIMTTMVATCTPTDSVDSLSALMTRNRVRHVPVLDNGRLAGIVSIGDVVKTRMEELQAEHEQLQAYISQG; this is encoded by the coding sequence ATGCGCATCGCGGACGTGTTGCGGGCCAAAGGGGACACGGTGGCCACGATCGCTGCCCAGACCTCGGTGAGCGGGCTTCTCCAGGAATTGGCGTTACACAACATCGGGGCCATGGTGGTGGTGTCCTCCGAAGGCGTCGTCGGGATCGTCTCCGAGCGTGACGTCGTCCGCCAATTGAACGAGCGCGGCGCGCAGCTGTTGGGACGCCCGGTAGCGGAAATCATGACCACCATGGTGGCCACCTGTACGCCCACCGACTCAGTGGACAGTCTCAGCGCCCTGATGACCAGGAACCGGGTGCGTCACGTGCCGGTGCTCGACAACGGCCGCCTCGCCGGCATCGTCAGCATCGGCGACGTGGTCAAGACGCGGATGGAAGAACTCCAGGCCGAGCACGAGCAGCTGCAGGCCTACATCTCGCAGGGCTGA
- a CDS encoding type II toxin-antitoxin system PemK/MazF family toxin, which translates to MATQWKAFRQVLRTTEHLVFNEAPKLVRQLQNPQSMQRNIQQGLQRGLVHGLKLGLDVLAANAVSGQPAAITTGRPVTNSIVPTAQRARKVVYAPDLDGRADPGEIVWTWVVFEDDPARGKDRPVLVVGRDRQRLLGLMLSSQPYHSEHPDWVGIGAGPWDHEGRPSWVRLDRVLDVPEEGIRREGAIVERATFDLVAARLRADYSWS; encoded by the coding sequence ATGGCAACGCAGTGGAAGGCGTTCCGGCAGGTTCTGAGAACCACTGAGCACCTGGTTTTCAACGAAGCACCCAAACTCGTCAGGCAGCTCCAGAACCCCCAGTCGATGCAACGCAACATTCAGCAGGGACTCCAGCGGGGGCTGGTGCATGGCCTCAAGCTGGGCCTGGACGTCCTGGCAGCCAACGCCGTGTCCGGACAACCCGCGGCGATCACGACGGGCCGGCCGGTGACCAACAGCATCGTGCCGACAGCACAGCGGGCCAGAAAAGTCGTCTATGCCCCCGACCTGGACGGTCGCGCAGATCCCGGCGAGATCGTCTGGACATGGGTGGTCTTCGAGGACGATCCGGCCCGCGGTAAAGACCGTCCCGTCCTCGTCGTCGGCCGAGACCGGCAGCGCCTCTTGGGCCTGATGTTGTCCAGCCAGCCGTATCACTCCGAGCACCCGGACTGGGTGGGCATCGGCGCCGGACCCTGGGATCACGAGGGCAGACCGAGCTGGGTACGTCTGGACCGGGTGCTCGACGTCCCCGAGGAAGGCATCCGCCGCGAGGGGGCCATCGTCGAACGCGCCACCTTCGATCTGGTGGCCGCGCGGCTGCGGGCCGACTACTCCTGGTCCTAG
- a CDS encoding aldo/keto reductase, translated as MTIDTVTLGDQLTVSALGFGAMALTPVYGKVDDTESLATLHHCLDVGVTFIDTANVYGDGDNERLIARLLADRRAEVTLATKFGITGNPVTGSLGSRGDAAYVHEAAEESLTRLNTDVIDLYYMHRRDLTVPIEETVGAMAELVTAGKVRHLGLSEVTADELRAAVAVHPIAAVQSEWSVWSRDVEANVVPTAVELGVGFVPYSPLGRGFLTGTVRSAADLRDDSGFRRNLPRFSGDALEANLAVVDVIGAVADEVGATAAQVALAWLRYRAAGLGVVAVPIPGTRRAARVDENVASLTLTLTPGQLARLDDAGAQVSGHRFADLSWISAGRE; from the coding sequence ATGACGATCGACACCGTGACACTCGGCGATCAGCTGACGGTGAGCGCCCTGGGCTTCGGCGCGATGGCGTTGACCCCGGTCTACGGCAAGGTCGATGACACCGAATCTCTGGCAACGCTGCACCACTGCCTCGATGTCGGCGTGACGTTCATCGACACCGCGAACGTCTACGGCGACGGCGACAACGAGCGGCTGATCGCCCGGCTGCTGGCCGATCGCCGGGCCGAGGTCACCTTGGCCACCAAGTTCGGCATCACCGGCAACCCGGTTACCGGCAGCCTGGGGTCGCGTGGTGACGCCGCCTATGTCCATGAAGCCGCCGAAGAGAGCCTGACCAGGCTGAACACCGACGTCATCGATCTTTACTACATGCACCGGCGCGATCTGACGGTGCCGATCGAGGAAACCGTCGGGGCCATGGCCGAACTGGTCACGGCGGGCAAAGTGCGCCACCTCGGGCTCTCTGAGGTCACCGCCGACGAGTTACGCGCCGCGGTCGCGGTGCATCCGATCGCCGCGGTGCAGAGCGAGTGGTCCGTCTGGAGCCGCGACGTCGAAGCCAACGTCGTCCCCACCGCGGTCGAGCTGGGAGTCGGCTTCGTCCCGTACTCGCCCCTGGGCCGCGGATTCCTCACCGGCACCGTGCGTTCTGCCGCCGATCTGCGCGACGACTCCGGCTTTCGCCGCAACCTGCCCCGATTTTCCGGCGATGCGTTGGAGGCCAACCTCGCCGTGGTCGACGTGATCGGCGCCGTGGCCGACGAGGTCGGTGCCACCGCCGCCCAGGTGGCCCTGGCCTGGCTGCGCTACCGCGCCGCCGGGCTGGGGGTGGTTGCGGTGCCCATTCCGGGCACCCGCCGCGCTGCCCGGGTCGACGAGAACGTGGCGTCCCTGACCCTCACGCTGACCCCCGGGCAGCTGGCCCGGCTCGACGACGCGGGTGCGCAGGTGTCCGGGCATCGCTTCGCCGACTTGTCGTGGATCTCGGCCGGCCGGGAGTAG
- a CDS encoding hemerythrin domain-containing protein, with protein MVETFVQSTDDVVAFLVGQHNLIKDMFDDVLYATETKAREKAFVDLRQLLAVHETAEEMIVHPRARRDIDGGDEVVDARLKEEHEAKEQLAQLENMDIDSQEFLDALTVFRDAVTSHADREEAEEFSQLQRELDAKELKWMAAAVQAAEAIAPTRPHPGVESAKLNLALGPFASMLDRARDTISAVLR; from the coding sequence ATGGTAGAGACATTCGTGCAGTCAACCGACGATGTGGTCGCGTTTCTTGTGGGACAACACAATCTGATCAAGGACATGTTCGACGACGTCCTGTATGCCACCGAGACCAAGGCGCGGGAAAAGGCATTCGTCGACTTGCGGCAGCTGTTGGCCGTGCACGAGACGGCCGAGGAAATGATCGTGCATCCCCGCGCGCGCCGAGACATCGACGGTGGCGACGAAGTGGTCGACGCCCGCCTCAAAGAGGAGCACGAGGCCAAAGAACAGCTGGCCCAGCTGGAGAACATGGACATCGACTCCCAGGAATTCCTCGACGCGCTGACCGTGTTCCGCGACGCGGTGACCAGCCATGCCGATCGCGAGGAAGCCGAGGAGTTCAGCCAACTGCAGCGTGAACTCGATGCCAAAGAGCTCAAGTGGATGGCCGCGGCGGTGCAGGCCGCCGAAGCCATCGCACCCACCCGGCCACATCCCGGGGTCGAGTCGGCGAAGCTGAATCTGGCCCTCGGACCGTTTGCCTCGATGCTCGACCGGGCCCGCGACACCATCTCGGCCGTGCTTCGATAG